From the genome of Malus sylvestris chromosome 6, drMalSylv7.2, whole genome shotgun sequence, one region includes:
- the LOC126624990 gene encoding homeobox-leucine zipper protein HDG11-like isoform X2 — MEYGSGGGGSGSGDHHDEASGSQRRKKRYHRHTTHQIQRLEGMYKECPHPDEKQRMQLSRELGLAPRQIKFWFQNRRTQMKAQNERADNCALRGENDKIRCENIAIREALKNVICPSCGVPPLNEDSYFDEHKLRMENAQLKEELDRVSSIAAKYIGRPISQLPPVQPIHISSLDLSIASFGGHGMAGPSLDLDLLPGSAASSMPNLPYQPNGFSDMDKSLMTDIAANAMEELLGLLRTNEPLWMKSSTDGRDVLNLETYERIFPRANSHLKTPNVRIEASRDSGVVIMNGLALVDMFMDPNKFGELFPTIVSMARTIEVISSGMLGSHSGPLQLMYNELQVLSPLVPTREFYFLRYCQQIEQGLWIIVDVSYDFPQDNQFTNQCRSRRLPSGCLIQDMPNGYSKVTWVEHVEIEDKVPTHRIYRDLIHSGLAFGAERWLAALQRMCERFACLMVSGTSTRDLEGVIPSPEGKRSMMKLAQRMVNNFCASISASNGHRWTTLSGTNEIGVRVTIHKITDPGQPNGVVLSAATTIWLPLSPQNVFNFFKDERTRPQWDVLSNGNAVQDVAHIANGSHPGNCISVLRAFNTSQNNMLILQQSCIDSSGSLVVYSPVDLPSINIAMSGEDPSYIPLLPSGFSISPDGQADQGDCASSSSCNATGSGSLITVAFQILKLSEVFNVGQIICVS; from the exons ATGGAGTACGGCAGCGGAGGCGGTGGCTCTGGTAGCGGAGACCACCACGACGAGGCCTCCGGCTCTCAGAGAAGGAAGAAGCGCTACCACCGCCACACTACTCACCAGATTCAGAGACTTGAAGG AATGTATAAGGAGTGCCCTCACCCAGATGAAAAGCAGAGGATGCAGTTGAGCAGAGAGTTGGGTTTGGCTCCTCGCCAGatcaaattttggtttcaaaacCGCAGGACCCAGATGAAG GCGCAAAACGAAAGAGCGGATAACTGCGCGCTTCGAGGAGAGAACGACAAGATCCGATGCGAAAACATTGCAATCAGAGAGGCCCTCAAGAATGTGATTTGCCCCTCTTGCGGTGTCCCTCCACTCAACGAAGATTCCTACTTTGACGAACATAAATTGCGAATGGAGAATGCCCAATTGAAAGAAGAG TTAGATAGAGTGTCTAGTATTGCTGCAAAATACATTGGGAGGCCAATTTCCCAGCTCCCACCAGTTCAGCCTATTCATATTTCGTCTTTGGACTTATCAATAGCAAGTTTTGGGGGCCATGGGATGGCCGGACCTTCGCTTGATCTTGATCTTCTACCTGGGAGTGCTGCATCTTCCATGCCCAATTTACCTTACCAGCCTAATGGGTTTTCGGACATGGATAAGTCCCTCATGACTGACATTGCTGCAAATGCCATGGAAGAGTTGCTTGGGCTTTTGCGGACCAATGAACCCTTGTGGATGAAGTCTTCTACTGATGGGAGGGATGTTCTTAATCTCGAAACCTACGAGAGGATTTTTCCGAGGGCTAATAGTCATTTGAAAACCCCCAATGTTAGAATTGAAGCATCAAGAGATTCTGGTGTGGTTATCATGAACGGTTTAGCATTAGTAGACATGTTTATGGACCCG AACAAATTTGGAGAGCTATTTCCAACAATTGTCTCAATGGCAAGAACAATCGAAGTAATATCATCTGGAATGTTGGGAAGTCATAGTGGCCCTTTGCAGTTG ATGTACAACGAGTTGCAAGTGCTTTCGCCATTGGTACCAACTCGGGAGTTCTACTTCCTTCGTTATTGTCAGCAAATCGAGCAAGGCCTGTGGATAATTGTTGATGTTTCTTACGATTTTCCACAAGATAACCAGTTTACAAACCAGTGTCGATCTCGTAGGCTTCCTTCCGGGTGCTTGATTCAAGACATGCCTAATGGATATTCCAAG GTTACGTGGGTGGAACATGTGGAAATAGAAGACAAAGTTCCAACTCATCGGATTTATAGAGATCTTATTCACAGCGGATTAGCATTTGGAGCTGAACGATGGCTTGCTGCTCTGCAGAGAATGTGTGAAAGATTTGCTTGTCTAATGGTTTCAGGAACTTCTACTAGAGATCTTGAAGGAG TGATTCCATCCCCTGAAGGAAAGAGGAGCATGATGAAACTAGCTCAAAGGATGGTGAACAACTTCTGCGCAAGCATTAGCGCATCCAACGGACATAGATGGACCACCCTTTCTGGGACGAACGAGATTGGAGTGCGAGTCACTATCCATAAGATCACTGATCCTGGCCAGCCCAATGGTGTGGTTCTTAGTGCAGCTACTACTATTTGGCTCCCCTTATCACCGCAGAAtgtcttcaattttttcaaggATGAAAGAACTCGACCTCAG TGGGATGTGCTTTCAAATGGCAATGCAGTGCAAGATGTTGCCCATATAGCAAATGGCTCACATCCAGGGAACTGCATATCTGTTCTTCGA GCATTCAACACTAGCCAGAACAACATGTTGATACTCCAACAGAGCTGCATAGACTCATCAGGCTCACTTGTTGTGTACTCCCCTGTTGACCTACCATCCATAAACATCGCAATGAGCGGCGAGGATCCTTCTTACATTCCTCTGCTGCCCTCAGGGTTCTCCATTTCTCCCGACGGGCAGGCAGATCAAGGGGACTGCGCCTCATCAAGTTCTTGCAATGCAACTGGAAGCGGATCACTAATCACAGTGGCATTTCAAATTCTG AAATTATCAGAGGTATTCAATGTGGGACAGATCATCTGCGTtagttga
- the LOC126627207 gene encoding uncharacterized protein LOC126627207, which yields MAGQVNSPAVKANAGHEAVPTVETEVTAETPIHPQDQNLSITPQKVTSAFHSWEVELDILLSSTSTVAGPSATSAEPSTPAVESNVFAKLQELLSILTLQVLQCKGLNSVGECLNDLAPVAC from the exons ATGGCTGGCCAAGTCAACTCTCCTGCTGTCAAAGCAAACGCGGGGCATGAAGCGGTACCTACTGTCGAGACGGAAGTGACAGCAGAAACGCCGATTCATCCCCAAGATCAGAATCTCAGCATTACTCCACAGAAGGTTACTTCGGCCTTT CATTCATGGGAAGTCGAGCTCGACATTCTCCTCTCAAGTACTTCTACAGTAGCTGGGCCATCTGCCACGTCGGCCGAGCCTTCCACGCCAGCGGTCGAATCCAATGTCTTCGCCAAGTTGCAGGAACTTCTATCCATTTTGACCTTACAAGTCCTTCAATGTAAAGGCCTCAACTCTGTAGGAGAGTGCCTGAACGATCTTGCACCGGTGGCTTGCTGA
- the LOC126624990 gene encoding homeobox-leucine zipper protein HDG11-like isoform X1, with protein MEYGSGGGGSGSGDHHDEASGSQRRKKRYHRHTTHQIQRLEGMYKECPHPDEKQRMQLSRELGLAPRQIKFWFQNRRTQMKAQNERADNCALRGENDKIRCENIAIREALKNVICPSCGVPPLNEDSYFDEHKLRMENAQLKEELDRVSSIAAKYIGRPISQLPPVQPIHISSLDLSIASFGGHGMAGPSLDLDLLPGSAASSMPNLPYQPNGFSDMDKSLMTDIAANAMEELLGLLRTNEPLWMKSSTDGRDVLNLETYERIFPRANSHLKTPNVRIEASRDSGVVIMNGLALVDMFMDPNKFGELFPTIVSMARTIEVISSGMLGSHSGPLQLMYNELQVLSPLVPTREFYFLRYCQQIEQGLWIIVDVSYDFPQDNQFTNQCRSRRLPSGCLIQDMPNGYSKVTWVEHVEIEDKVPTHRIYRDLIHSGLAFGAERWLAALQRMCERFACLMVSGTSTRDLEGVIPSPEGKRSMMKLAQRMVNNFCASISASNGHRWTTLSGTNEIGVRVTIHKITDPGQPNGVVLSAATTIWLPLSPQNVFNFFKDERTRPQWDVLSNGNAVQDVAHIANGSHPGNCISVLRAFNTSQNNMLILQQSCIDSSGSLVVYSPVDLPSINIAMSGEDPSYIPLLPSGFSISPDGQADQGDCASSSSCNATGSGSLITVAFQILVSSLPSTKLNLESVNTVNTLIGNTVQQIKTALNCNSS; from the exons ATGGAGTACGGCAGCGGAGGCGGTGGCTCTGGTAGCGGAGACCACCACGACGAGGCCTCCGGCTCTCAGAGAAGGAAGAAGCGCTACCACCGCCACACTACTCACCAGATTCAGAGACTTGAAGG AATGTATAAGGAGTGCCCTCACCCAGATGAAAAGCAGAGGATGCAGTTGAGCAGAGAGTTGGGTTTGGCTCCTCGCCAGatcaaattttggtttcaaaacCGCAGGACCCAGATGAAG GCGCAAAACGAAAGAGCGGATAACTGCGCGCTTCGAGGAGAGAACGACAAGATCCGATGCGAAAACATTGCAATCAGAGAGGCCCTCAAGAATGTGATTTGCCCCTCTTGCGGTGTCCCTCCACTCAACGAAGATTCCTACTTTGACGAACATAAATTGCGAATGGAGAATGCCCAATTGAAAGAAGAG TTAGATAGAGTGTCTAGTATTGCTGCAAAATACATTGGGAGGCCAATTTCCCAGCTCCCACCAGTTCAGCCTATTCATATTTCGTCTTTGGACTTATCAATAGCAAGTTTTGGGGGCCATGGGATGGCCGGACCTTCGCTTGATCTTGATCTTCTACCTGGGAGTGCTGCATCTTCCATGCCCAATTTACCTTACCAGCCTAATGGGTTTTCGGACATGGATAAGTCCCTCATGACTGACATTGCTGCAAATGCCATGGAAGAGTTGCTTGGGCTTTTGCGGACCAATGAACCCTTGTGGATGAAGTCTTCTACTGATGGGAGGGATGTTCTTAATCTCGAAACCTACGAGAGGATTTTTCCGAGGGCTAATAGTCATTTGAAAACCCCCAATGTTAGAATTGAAGCATCAAGAGATTCTGGTGTGGTTATCATGAACGGTTTAGCATTAGTAGACATGTTTATGGACCCG AACAAATTTGGAGAGCTATTTCCAACAATTGTCTCAATGGCAAGAACAATCGAAGTAATATCATCTGGAATGTTGGGAAGTCATAGTGGCCCTTTGCAGTTG ATGTACAACGAGTTGCAAGTGCTTTCGCCATTGGTACCAACTCGGGAGTTCTACTTCCTTCGTTATTGTCAGCAAATCGAGCAAGGCCTGTGGATAATTGTTGATGTTTCTTACGATTTTCCACAAGATAACCAGTTTACAAACCAGTGTCGATCTCGTAGGCTTCCTTCCGGGTGCTTGATTCAAGACATGCCTAATGGATATTCCAAG GTTACGTGGGTGGAACATGTGGAAATAGAAGACAAAGTTCCAACTCATCGGATTTATAGAGATCTTATTCACAGCGGATTAGCATTTGGAGCTGAACGATGGCTTGCTGCTCTGCAGAGAATGTGTGAAAGATTTGCTTGTCTAATGGTTTCAGGAACTTCTACTAGAGATCTTGAAGGAG TGATTCCATCCCCTGAAGGAAAGAGGAGCATGATGAAACTAGCTCAAAGGATGGTGAACAACTTCTGCGCAAGCATTAGCGCATCCAACGGACATAGATGGACCACCCTTTCTGGGACGAACGAGATTGGAGTGCGAGTCACTATCCATAAGATCACTGATCCTGGCCAGCCCAATGGTGTGGTTCTTAGTGCAGCTACTACTATTTGGCTCCCCTTATCACCGCAGAAtgtcttcaattttttcaaggATGAAAGAACTCGACCTCAG TGGGATGTGCTTTCAAATGGCAATGCAGTGCAAGATGTTGCCCATATAGCAAATGGCTCACATCCAGGGAACTGCATATCTGTTCTTCGA GCATTCAACACTAGCCAGAACAACATGTTGATACTCCAACAGAGCTGCATAGACTCATCAGGCTCACTTGTTGTGTACTCCCCTGTTGACCTACCATCCATAAACATCGCAATGAGCGGCGAGGATCCTTCTTACATTCCTCTGCTGCCCTCAGGGTTCTCCATTTCTCCCGACGGGCAGGCAGATCAAGGGGACTGCGCCTCATCAAGTTCTTGCAATGCAACTGGAAGCGGATCACTAATCACAGTGGCATTTCAAATTCTGGTGAGCAGCTTGCCGTCCACTAAACTGAACTTGGAGTCGGTAAATACCGTTAATACCCTAATCGGAAACACTGTGCAGCAAATTAAGACAGCCTTGAATTGCAATAGTTCCTGA
- the LOC126624990 gene encoding homeobox-leucine zipper protein HDG11-like isoform X3 → MEYGSGGGGSGSGDHHDEASGSQRRKKRYHRHTTHQIQRLEGMYKECPHPDEKQRMQLSRELGLAPRQIKFWFQNRRTQMKAQNERADNCALRGENDKIRCENIAIREALKNVICPSCGVPPLNEDSYFDEHKLRMENAQLKEELDRVSSIAAKYIGRPISQLPPVQPIHISSLDLSIASFGGHGMAGPSLDLDLLPGSAASSMPNLPYQPNGFSDMDKSLMTDIAANAMEELLGLLRTNEPLWMKSSTDGRDVLNLETYERIFPRANSHLKTPNVRIEASRDSGVVIMNGLALVDMFMDPNKFGELFPTIVSMARTIEVISSGMLGSHSGPLQLMYNELQVLSPLVPTREFYFLRYCQQIEQGLWIIVDVSYDFPQDNQFTNQCRSRRLPSGCLIQDMPNGYSKVTWVEHVEIEDKVPTHRIYRDLIHSGLAFGAERWLAALQRMCERFACLMVSGTSTRDLEGVIPSPEGKRSMMKLAQRMVNNFCASISASNGHRWTTLSGTNEIGVRVTIHKITDPGQPNGVVLSAATTIWLPLSPQNVFNFFKDERTRPQCKMLPI, encoded by the exons ATGGAGTACGGCAGCGGAGGCGGTGGCTCTGGTAGCGGAGACCACCACGACGAGGCCTCCGGCTCTCAGAGAAGGAAGAAGCGCTACCACCGCCACACTACTCACCAGATTCAGAGACTTGAAGG AATGTATAAGGAGTGCCCTCACCCAGATGAAAAGCAGAGGATGCAGTTGAGCAGAGAGTTGGGTTTGGCTCCTCGCCAGatcaaattttggtttcaaaacCGCAGGACCCAGATGAAG GCGCAAAACGAAAGAGCGGATAACTGCGCGCTTCGAGGAGAGAACGACAAGATCCGATGCGAAAACATTGCAATCAGAGAGGCCCTCAAGAATGTGATTTGCCCCTCTTGCGGTGTCCCTCCACTCAACGAAGATTCCTACTTTGACGAACATAAATTGCGAATGGAGAATGCCCAATTGAAAGAAGAG TTAGATAGAGTGTCTAGTATTGCTGCAAAATACATTGGGAGGCCAATTTCCCAGCTCCCACCAGTTCAGCCTATTCATATTTCGTCTTTGGACTTATCAATAGCAAGTTTTGGGGGCCATGGGATGGCCGGACCTTCGCTTGATCTTGATCTTCTACCTGGGAGTGCTGCATCTTCCATGCCCAATTTACCTTACCAGCCTAATGGGTTTTCGGACATGGATAAGTCCCTCATGACTGACATTGCTGCAAATGCCATGGAAGAGTTGCTTGGGCTTTTGCGGACCAATGAACCCTTGTGGATGAAGTCTTCTACTGATGGGAGGGATGTTCTTAATCTCGAAACCTACGAGAGGATTTTTCCGAGGGCTAATAGTCATTTGAAAACCCCCAATGTTAGAATTGAAGCATCAAGAGATTCTGGTGTGGTTATCATGAACGGTTTAGCATTAGTAGACATGTTTATGGACCCG AACAAATTTGGAGAGCTATTTCCAACAATTGTCTCAATGGCAAGAACAATCGAAGTAATATCATCTGGAATGTTGGGAAGTCATAGTGGCCCTTTGCAGTTG ATGTACAACGAGTTGCAAGTGCTTTCGCCATTGGTACCAACTCGGGAGTTCTACTTCCTTCGTTATTGTCAGCAAATCGAGCAAGGCCTGTGGATAATTGTTGATGTTTCTTACGATTTTCCACAAGATAACCAGTTTACAAACCAGTGTCGATCTCGTAGGCTTCCTTCCGGGTGCTTGATTCAAGACATGCCTAATGGATATTCCAAG GTTACGTGGGTGGAACATGTGGAAATAGAAGACAAAGTTCCAACTCATCGGATTTATAGAGATCTTATTCACAGCGGATTAGCATTTGGAGCTGAACGATGGCTTGCTGCTCTGCAGAGAATGTGTGAAAGATTTGCTTGTCTAATGGTTTCAGGAACTTCTACTAGAGATCTTGAAGGAG TGATTCCATCCCCTGAAGGAAAGAGGAGCATGATGAAACTAGCTCAAAGGATGGTGAACAACTTCTGCGCAAGCATTAGCGCATCCAACGGACATAGATGGACCACCCTTTCTGGGACGAACGAGATTGGAGTGCGAGTCACTATCCATAAGATCACTGATCCTGGCCAGCCCAATGGTGTGGTTCTTAGTGCAGCTACTACTATTTGGCTCCCCTTATCACCGCAGAAtgtcttcaattttttcaaggATGAAAGAACTCGACCTCAG TGCAAGATGTTGCCCATATAG